In the genome of Oncorhynchus nerka isolate Pitt River linkage group LG4, Oner_Uvic_2.0, whole genome shotgun sequence, the window CACCCAAATTAGCACAGTTGGTGAgaagcccgtaaaacggcagccatcccctccagtGCCATTGAAGCAAATGTGTAAAGGCTGGGGGGTCCCTGAAGGTCGTGCTGGAAAACACTGGTTTAGGATTTGAGGAAGGATGCATTCAAGAAATCAAAATGAAGAGGAACTCAGACctctcttctgcttcttcttttCATCCTCCTCTCCAACAAGGGGCACCTCTACACCGCCAGTGTCCTGCTTGGAAGCATTTCCTACCGGACCAGTAAGGCAtaagaaaaaaagtgtttttaatAAGACATCATTCATTATTGCCCACCTCCAGAGTATTATTGCCCATCTTCCTgataggaaacagagagagaaagaaagacagagagactgtcTGATGAAACTCACCTACACTCATCCTGGCAAACACATCTGGGAAGTTCTTCTCCAGCCACTGCCTGCATTTGGATGGCTCAGGCATGTACTCACAGTACTCTGTTGGCAAGGAGCACACTGGAAAACCAACAACAGAGGTGTTAGACCTTGACAATCATGTGATACCGCAAATAAATGTTTTAGGAATTGGCCAAGAGCATGTATAGATCactagaatagggtgccattgggcctcctgggtggggcagtggttaagggcgctgtactgcagcgccagctatgccacgagagactctgggttcccgcccaggctctgtcgcaaccggcc includes:
- the LOC115126394 gene encoding density-regulated protein-like isoform X1; translation: MATTENAETCSPENKGGHHGSAAPDTKCPKKVQYCGVCSLPTEYCEYMPEPSKCRQWLEKNFPDVFARMSVGPVGNASKQDTGGVEVPLVGEEDEKKKQKRDHL
- the LOC115126394 gene encoding density-regulated protein-like isoform X2, giving the protein MATTENAETCSPENKGGHHGSAAPDTKCPKKVQYCGVCSLPTEYCEYMPEPSKCRQWLEKNFPDVFARMSVGNASKQDTGGVEVPLVGEEDEKKKQKRDHL